A window of the Butyricimonas faecalis genome harbors these coding sequences:
- a CDS encoding DnaB-like helicase C-terminal domain-containing protein, with amino-acid sequence MSAVNPLSAEFLYELYATALRQEPLCAVLARHMRKEYLPDRSFQRVQEAIAAHFRTYKTPPSYAVLAQTFHEDYDAIELIDTFREYDEGQSAEVMTDMLESYIKGVRLQSVYAEVGKLYNENKQDKAEKTLREYAEWLAGFMLKSTSFVDVAATFKERFERNRRREEEEERSAAPRVSRFYIPYLDALNAGRNLRGQLTCFLASTGVGKSHIAKWIGVRADIDDGLHVLHFQLEGSEEEALNAYSGGLISRNTYYYERGKISDTEMRHLEKLVASYAGSITVRSYPRFNAQVSTLDIKNGISEYRKLKGYNPDIVIVDSMDLLTDANRRSWGADHERAKRIAVANDLKDLAADEKVWMVVTYQSTIEDREWLNDERNVLTEYNCSEAKGLARPCTHLISLNQSSAERKENVMRLHVAKSRFFKKGDTIKIATDYDNEVFYDGQRTLNLNRE; translated from the coding sequence ATGAGTGCCGTCAATCCGCTCAGTGCCGAGTTCCTGTATGAACTCTATGCCACGGCGCTCAGGCAGGAGCCGTTGTGTGCCGTCCTTGCCCGGCATATGCGTAAGGAATACCTGCCGGACCGTTCGTTCCAGCGGGTACAGGAGGCGATAGCCGCACATTTCAGGACATACAAGACACCGCCGTCGTATGCCGTGTTGGCACAGACCTTCCATGAGGATTACGACGCCATCGAGCTGATAGACACTTTCCGGGAGTATGACGAGGGACAAAGCGCCGAGGTGATGACCGACATGCTGGAGTCCTACATCAAGGGGGTCCGGTTACAGTCGGTCTATGCGGAGGTCGGGAAACTGTATAACGAGAACAAACAGGACAAGGCGGAGAAGACTCTTCGGGAATATGCCGAGTGGCTGGCAGGGTTCATGCTGAAGAGCACCTCGTTCGTCGATGTGGCCGCGACTTTCAAGGAGCGTTTCGAGAGGAACCGCCGGCGTGAGGAGGAAGAGGAACGCTCGGCCGCCCCTCGTGTGTCCCGCTTCTACATCCCGTATCTGGATGCGCTCAATGCCGGACGTAACCTGCGAGGTCAGCTGACCTGTTTCCTGGCCAGCACAGGCGTGGGAAAGTCGCACATCGCCAAATGGATCGGTGTCAGGGCGGACATCGATGACGGGCTGCATGTGCTGCATTTCCAGCTGGAAGGTTCGGAGGAAGAGGCGTTGAACGCCTATTCCGGCGGACTGATTTCCAGGAACACCTACTATTACGAGCGGGGAAAGATTTCGGATACGGAGATGAGACATCTGGAAAAACTGGTCGCCTCGTATGCCGGAAGCATCACGGTGCGCAGTTACCCGCGTTTCAATGCCCAGGTCTCGACACTCGACATCAAGAACGGCATTTCGGAATACAGGAAGCTCAAAGGATATAATCCGGACATCGTGATTGTGGATTCGATGGACTTGCTGACGGATGCCAACCGCCGTTCATGGGGAGCCGACCATGAACGGGCGAAGCGTATCGCGGTGGCCAATGACCTGAAGGACCTGGCGGCGGACGAAAAGGTATGGATGGTGGTGACTTACCAGTCTACCATCGAAGACCGGGAGTGGCTGAATGACGAGCGGAACGTGCTGACCGAGTACAACTGTTCGGAGGCCAAAGGTCTGGCACGCCCATGCACGCATCTTATTTCGCTCAACCAGTCATCGGCCGAGCGCAAGGAGAACGTGATGCGCCTGCATGTGGCCAAGAGCCGCTTTTTCAAAAAGGGCGATACCATTAAAATAGCGACGGACTATGATAACGAGGTGTTCTATGACGGGCAGAGGACGCTGAATCTGAACAGGGAATAA
- a CDS encoding RNA polymerase sigma factor: MEKKDVFIAVLQPEDESARQRAELLRKYVMPHRNLIYSICIKYTYNQEDIEDNYLEALVNFFKYMDSYDPARPVKTWIYAVTKRLVADLNNRNRNRMPSDDNIDISEISSSLPDEDEPSGNCMGMDNYREFYNDDILWALEQLKPIYREALLLQQAGYKLGEIMEITYNNGTLQTRNVETVKSRLFLAKTQLRKLLTRDGEKRMD; this comes from the coding sequence GTGGAAAAGAAAGATGTGTTTATTGCGGTTCTCCAGCCTGAAGACGAATCCGCGAGACAGAGGGCGGAACTTCTCAGAAAATATGTGATGCCGCACAGGAATCTGATATACAGCATTTGTATCAAATATACCTATAACCAGGAAGATATCGAGGACAACTACCTCGAGGCGTTGGTCAACTTCTTCAAGTATATGGACAGTTATGACCCTGCCCGGCCGGTAAAGACCTGGATCTATGCCGTGACCAAACGGCTTGTGGCGGACCTGAACAACCGCAACAGGAACCGTATGCCCTCGGATGACAATATCGACATTTCGGAAATATCCTCTTCTCTGCCGGATGAGGACGAGCCGTCGGGAAACTGCATGGGGATGGACAACTACCGCGAGTTCTATAACGATGACATCCTCTGGGCGTTGGAGCAGCTCAAACCGATTTACCGGGAAGCCCTGCTCTTGCAGCAGGCAGGTTACAAACTCGGGGAAATCATGGAAATCACCTATAACAACGGTACTTTGCAGACCAGGAACGTGGAGACAGTAAAAAGCCGCCTCTTCCTGGCCAAGACGCAGCTGCGCAAACTATTGACACGCGATGGAGAGAAAAGAATGGATTGA
- a CDS encoding crossover junction endodeoxyribonuclease RuvC yields the protein MANRDSENSVLTREQVLALDIATHTGYFSLHEAGTWNFTESKRRNGNKMHGAFRTTLLSLLRRYGIRRIVAEDVSVNRHFYDMRRLSELRGILLEVCDELDIPEPEFVNPAVLKKWATGDGRATKTQMVAACKDKYGIVPVDDNAADACHLFYYYIRRHRL from the coding sequence ATGGCGAATCGAGACTCGGAGAATAGCGTACTGACCCGGGAGCAGGTACTGGCGCTGGACATCGCCACGCATACCGGATACTTCTCCCTGCATGAGGCCGGGACATGGAACTTCACCGAAAGCAAACGGCGCAACGGCAACAAGATGCACGGCGCTTTCAGGACTACGCTGCTCTCGCTGCTCCGTCGTTACGGCATCCGCCGCATCGTGGCCGAGGATGTGAGCGTGAACCGCCATTTCTACGACATGCGGCGGCTCTCGGAACTCAGGGGCATCCTGCTCGAAGTGTGCGATGAACTGGATATCCCGGAACCGGAGTTCGTCAACCCGGCTGTCCTCAAGAAATGGGCGACGGGAGACGGACGCGCCACCAAGACGCAGATGGTCGCGGCCTGCAAGGACAAGTACGGTATTGTCCCGGTGGATGACAACGCGGCGGATGCCTGCCACCTCTTCTACTATTACATCCGCAGGCACAGGCTGTGA
- a CDS encoding AAA family ATPase: MWKLKTIEAENLCAFRSLSYTLRQGVTTLIFGDNRDNDSQQSNGAGKSALLECIAVGITGSPLRKIRSEEIINDAAEECRIALRFINDSAAEELLVNRRIPRKGASSVSCTLYRGGKQVVTDEAVQPSVDAYNRYILDKLGITRDELLNNFILSKYRYEDFLSSSDKEKKEVINRFSNGILVDEAIAKVEEDIVPLSEKKRQVELELAGLDGRIGMLQEQIRKEEEAGAERGRTRVERIAGLEAAIAAKREQIRTGHETVDRLEEQLAGVQRADEALQELEAGDTALEACLEKIAEMMSLFPDARQTDWDKVIAEKKGRLQTATERLKDCDAVLKQAEQELKNRTDGWEQFKKEYAAFCEAYRDQSDTTAERLREIDIRLRDLSGSIEELRHKRRIVSAGIDSLSNKLAGSITCPFCGHEFLVAEPQFDIEAGMKELKLRQRQLTEINGRIDEKQEETDAVELQQNRLNHERRTLEGRRIGWEEQLAGHERAVRNATRRVEEVESGHKRIASEITALQSEIEGVRRKVFDEVFGFIDERNAALNRGIRAGKEDIQAAAGAIDTLQTTIRELDEAASPDLIQSLKDTLRETRGKSNEAAGRKTAVDARVRALKIQRERFVQFKTYLANTKIEALSRITNEFLQDIGSDIRIRFDGYTVLKSGKVREKISISLLRDGMDCGSFGKFSAGEAARVNLATILAMQKLVNGNCDGDKGLDLLVLDEILEAVDEAGLASMFEALNSLGGTVLVVSHGNVAEGYPHKLVIVKENGESRLGE; the protein is encoded by the coding sequence ATGTGGAAATTAAAGACGATAGAAGCCGAAAACCTCTGCGCGTTCCGTTCGCTATCCTACACGCTGCGACAGGGCGTGACGACATTGATTTTCGGCGATAACCGGGACAATGACTCCCAGCAGTCGAACGGGGCCGGCAAGTCTGCCCTGTTGGAATGCATTGCCGTGGGTATCACGGGCAGCCCGCTTAGAAAGATACGCTCGGAGGAGATTATCAACGATGCGGCGGAAGAATGCCGTATCGCTTTGCGTTTCATCAACGATTCCGCCGCCGAGGAACTGCTCGTCAACCGCCGTATCCCGCGCAAGGGGGCCTCCTCTGTCAGCTGTACGCTTTACCGTGGCGGCAAACAGGTAGTAACCGATGAAGCGGTACAACCTTCGGTGGATGCCTATAACCGGTATATTCTTGACAAACTGGGTATCACACGCGACGAGCTGCTCAACAATTTCATCCTTTCCAAATATCGGTATGAGGATTTCCTCTCGTCATCGGACAAGGAGAAGAAAGAGGTCATCAACCGTTTTTCCAACGGTATCCTGGTGGATGAAGCCATCGCCAAAGTGGAGGAAGACATCGTACCGCTCTCTGAAAAGAAACGGCAGGTGGAATTGGAACTGGCCGGGTTGGACGGCCGTATCGGGATGTTGCAGGAGCAGATACGCAAAGAGGAGGAAGCCGGAGCCGAGCGGGGACGTACCCGTGTGGAACGTATCGCGGGACTGGAAGCGGCCATAGCGGCCAAGAGGGAGCAGATCCGCACCGGGCACGAGACCGTGGACAGGCTTGAGGAACAGCTTGCCGGAGTGCAGCGGGCGGACGAGGCTTTGCAGGAACTGGAAGCCGGAGATACCGCATTGGAAGCGTGTTTGGAAAAGATAGCGGAAATGATGTCCCTCTTTCCCGATGCCCGGCAGACGGACTGGGACAAGGTCATTGCCGAAAAGAAAGGACGGTTGCAGACCGCCACAGAGCGGCTGAAGGATTGCGATGCCGTCTTGAAGCAGGCGGAACAGGAACTGAAAAACAGGACTGACGGCTGGGAACAGTTCAAGAAGGAGTATGCCGCATTCTGTGAGGCATACAGGGATCAGTCCGATACGACTGCGGAGAGGCTGCGGGAAATCGACATCCGTCTGCGCGACCTGTCCGGCAGCATCGAGGAACTGCGCCATAAACGGCGTATCGTTTCTGCCGGTATCGACAGCCTCTCGAACAAACTGGCCGGCTCCATCACCTGTCCTTTCTGCGGGCATGAGTTTCTGGTGGCGGAACCGCAGTTCGACATCGAGGCCGGCATGAAGGAACTGAAACTCCGTCAACGGCAGCTCACGGAAATCAACGGCCGTATCGATGAGAAGCAGGAAGAGACGGATGCCGTGGAGTTGCAGCAGAACCGGCTGAACCATGAGCGCCGAACATTGGAAGGCAGACGCATCGGATGGGAGGAGCAGCTGGCCGGGCACGAACGGGCCGTCAGGAATGCCACCCGCCGCGTGGAAGAGGTGGAAAGCGGGCATAAACGCATCGCTTCCGAAATTACTGCCCTGCAAAGTGAAATCGAAGGTGTCCGCCGCAAGGTATTCGACGAGGTGTTCGGATTCATAGACGAGCGCAATGCCGCACTGAACCGCGGCATACGGGCAGGCAAGGAAGATATACAGGCCGCGGCCGGCGCCATCGACACCTTGCAGACCACGATCCGGGAGCTGGATGAGGCGGCTTCACCCGACCTCATACAATCGCTCAAGGACACTCTCCGTGAAACGCGCGGGAAGTCCAACGAAGCGGCAGGGCGCAAGACGGCCGTCGATGCCCGGGTCCGTGCCCTGAAGATACAGCGGGAACGGTTCGTGCAGTTCAAGACCTATCTGGCCAACACGAAAATCGAGGCGCTCAGCCGTATCACCAACGAATTCCTGCAAGACATCGGCAGCGACATCCGTATCCGCTTCGACGGGTATACCGTCCTCAAGAGCGGTAAGGTAAGGGAGAAGATCTCCATCTCGCTGCTGCGCGACGGCATGGACTGCGGCTCGTTCGGCAAGTTCTCGGCAGGCGAAGCCGCCCGTGTGAACCTGGCGACCATCCTTGCCATGCAGAAACTCGTGAACGGCAACTGCGACGGGGACAAGGGACTGGACCTGCTCGTGCTGGACGAGATACTCGAGGCGGTCGATGAAGCGGGGCTGGCCTCCATGTTCGAGGCGCTGAACTCGCTCGGCGGTACCGTGCTGGTCGTCTCGCACGGGAATGTGGCGGAAGGATATCCGCATAAACTGGTAATCGTGAAAGAGAATGGCGAATCGAGACTCGGAGAATAG
- a CDS encoding metallophosphoesterase family protein: protein MKENKPCLLLLNDIHISKDNIPAFQANWQEAMGICRERDIREVVIGGDLFFSRAAQTLDVLLAVRDMLVSAADHGIHVTLAEGNHDKVNQESLRGYCHVFDSHPNVTVVDESLTLCRPEWKFALHVMSYFPEDGSFAERLGRLAAEALSGEPEHFLYIHEGINGALAQPSEKELPARIFSPFDKVFVGHYHNRTVIPGTGIEYIGSSRQHNFGEDEEKGYTVLYTDGTHEFVKNRVNMRYRVMDVPAERAGLHLMDELREMEADGRYKVKVRVHAPAAAMKSVDKAALLEAGAAKVEQVADDEQLPEAVASSLFEKFDSRRIRETYEDFCREKQIEDVSMGLEYLSKIENRSCGN from the coding sequence ATGAAAGAGAACAAACCCTGCCTTTTGTTATTGAATGACATCCACATCTCGAAAGACAACATCCCTGCATTCCAGGCCAACTGGCAGGAGGCCATGGGAATTTGCAGGGAACGGGATATCCGGGAAGTGGTTATTGGAGGAGACCTGTTCTTTTCCCGTGCCGCCCAGACACTCGATGTCCTGCTGGCCGTCAGGGATATGCTTGTATCCGCCGCAGACCATGGCATCCATGTCACGCTGGCGGAAGGAAACCACGACAAGGTGAACCAGGAATCCCTGCGCGGATATTGTCATGTCTTCGACTCTCATCCGAATGTGACTGTCGTGGATGAATCCCTGACCCTGTGCCGTCCGGAATGGAAGTTCGCGCTCCATGTAATGAGCTATTTTCCGGAAGACGGCTCTTTTGCCGAAAGGCTCGGACGATTGGCTGCGGAAGCGCTTTCCGGAGAACCGGAGCACTTCCTCTACATCCATGAGGGTATCAACGGGGCATTGGCACAGCCTTCGGAAAAGGAACTGCCTGCCAGGATATTCTCTCCTTTCGACAAGGTCTTTGTCGGCCATTACCACAACCGTACCGTCATTCCGGGGACGGGAATCGAATATATCGGTTCCTCGCGCCAGCATAACTTCGGGGAGGACGAGGAGAAAGGATACACGGTGCTGTACACGGACGGCACGCACGAGTTTGTCAAGAACCGCGTGAACATGCGGTACCGTGTCATGGATGTGCCGGCGGAACGAGCCGGGCTGCACCTGATGGACGAGCTGCGTGAAATGGAGGCCGACGGCCGCTACAAGGTCAAGGTACGTGTCCATGCACCTGCCGCCGCAATGAAATCGGTGGACAAGGCCGCCCTGCTGGAAGCCGGAGCGGCGAAGGTGGAACAGGTTGCCGATGACGAGCAGCTGCCGGAGGCGGTAGCCTCTTCGCTCTTCGAGAAATTCGACAGCCGCCGCATCCGGGAAACCTACGAGGATTTCTGCCGGGAGAAACAGATCGAGGATGTGTCGATGGGATTGGAGTATTTATCTAAAATAGAAAACAGATCATGTGGAAATTAA
- a CDS encoding leucine-rich repeat domain-containing protein has product MGNYRVITGQNIYDVALHLYGSIEGIVDLLINNPDLSLETELRTGQELTYTDGFIINADVVAYNGMHGIVPSNGERHVYPKHFTLPQAAVFSLSAALVSVQCEVSGTGTLEIDWGDDSAAETVILGHIPYTLHHTFDSRVRHKRRIRWFADASFRHIDWSGMNPSSVILLRELHVEELTLRDCALALDGFRILSGTYRIDLSGSMISDLLPLVECRGLMELDLSEARIRPTVLDEYLMAVVERYGNRRNCRMTLPVSPTGTYREPDRDETTGRYRIISGMEAIWVILHEESWNEGGAWEFIIDNKTYTVE; this is encoded by the coding sequence ATGGGTAATTACCGTGTCATCACCGGACAGAACATCTATGATGTGGCCCTGCATCTGTACGGAAGCATCGAAGGGATTGTGGACCTGCTTATCAACAATCCGGATCTTTCACTGGAAACGGAACTCCGCACCGGGCAGGAATTGACCTATACCGACGGATTCATCATCAATGCCGATGTGGTTGCCTATAACGGGATGCACGGCATTGTACCCTCCAACGGTGAACGGCATGTCTATCCCAAACATTTCACCCTCCCGCAGGCGGCCGTATTTTCGTTGTCAGCGGCACTTGTGTCCGTGCAGTGCGAGGTTTCCGGAACGGGAACGTTGGAAATCGACTGGGGCGATGACAGTGCAGCGGAAACCGTCATTCTCGGCCATATACCGTACACGCTGCACCATACGTTCGACAGCCGTGTACGCCACAAGCGCAGGATCCGGTGGTTTGCCGATGCCTCGTTCCGCCATATCGACTGGAGCGGCATGAATCCCTCGTCCGTCATCCTTCTCCGTGAGCTGCACGTGGAAGAACTGACGCTCCGGGATTGTGCCCTTGCACTGGACGGTTTCCGGATTTTGTCGGGCACTTACCGGATAGACCTGTCCGGAAGCATGATATCCGACCTCTTGCCGCTCGTCGAATGCCGTGGCCTGATGGAACTCGACCTGTCGGAGGCGCGGATCAGGCCGACCGTATTGGACGAATACCTGATGGCTGTCGTGGAACGCTACGGCAACCGGCGCAACTGCCGGATGACACTGCCTGTCTCCCCGACGGGGACTTACAGGGAGCCGGACCGGGACGAAACGACCGGGCGTTACCGTATCATATCGGGTATGGAGGCCATATGGGTCATCCTGCATGAGGAGAGCTGGAACGAGGGCGGAGCCTGGGAGTTTATCATCGACAATAAAACCTATACAGTGGAATGA
- a CDS encoding RNA-binding protein, whose translation MELSVKDRLYLPTFLPARGNFKEFNLKKEILRKIAIGDEERKAINLRENAEDKRIEWDVEKEHPLKVEFSADEMAYLQAACEKISDEELPDDMWGTVEAIYNEISKEA comes from the coding sequence ATGGAACTGAGTGTCAAGGACCGCCTTTACCTGCCGACTTTCCTGCCGGCACGCGGCAACTTCAAGGAATTCAACCTCAAAAAGGAAATCCTGCGTAAAATCGCCATCGGTGACGAGGAACGCAAAGCCATCAACCTTCGTGAAAATGCGGAAGACAAGCGTATCGAGTGGGACGTGGAGAAAGAGCACCCCTTGAAGGTGGAATTCTCCGCAGACGAGATGGCCTACCTGCAAGCCGCCTGCGAGAAGATTTCGGACGAGGAACTGCCCGACGACATGTGGGGTACCGTGGAGGCGATTTATAACGAAATCTCTAAAGAAGCATAA